A genomic region of Castor canadensis chromosome 16, mCasCan1.hap1v2, whole genome shotgun sequence contains the following coding sequences:
- the Hnrnph1 gene encoding heterogeneous nuclear ribonucleoprotein H isoform X4, whose translation MAMQRPGPYDRPGAGRGYNSIGRGAGFERMRRGAYGGGYGGYDDYNGYNDGYGFGSDRFGRDLNYCFSGMSDHRYGDGGSTFQSTTGHCVHMRGLPYRATENDIYNFFSPLNPVRVHIEIGPDGRVTGEADVEFATHEDAVAAMSKDKANMQHRYVELFLNSTAGASGGAYEHRYVELFLNSTAGASGGAYGSQMMGGMGLSNQSSYGGPASQQLSGGYGGGYGGQSSMSGYDQVLQENSSDFQSNIA comes from the exons ATGGCCATGCAGCGACCAGGTCCCTATGACAGACCTGGTGCTGGCAGAGGGTATAACAGCATTGGCAGAGGAGCTGGCTTTGAGAGGATGAGGCGTGGTGCTTATGGTGGAG GCTATGGAGGCTATGATGATTACAATGGCTACAATGATGGCTATGGATTTGGATCAGATAGGTTTGGAAGAG ACCTCAATTACTGTTTTTCAGGGATGTCTGATCACAGATATGGGGATGGTGGCTCTACTTTCCAGAGCACAACTGGACATTGTGTACACATGCGGGGATTACCATACAGAGCTACCGAGAATGACATTTATAAT tttttttcaccGCTCAACCCTGTGAGAGTACACATTGAGATTGGTCCTGATGGCAGAGTAACTGGTGAAGCAGATGTTGAGTTTGCAACTCATGAAGATGCTGTGGCAGCTATGTCAAAAGACAAAGCAAATATGC aaCACAGATATGTAGAACTCTTCTTGAATTCTACAGCAGGAGCAAGCGGTGGTGCTTACG AACACAGATATGTAGAACTCTTCTTGAATTCTACAGCAGGAGCAAGCGGTGGTGCTTATGGTAGCCAAATGATGGGAGGCATGGGCTTGT CAAACCAATCCAGTTATGGTGGCCCAGCCAGCCAGCAGCTGAGTGGAGGTTATGGAGGTGGCTATGGCGGCCAGAGCAGCATGAGTGGATACG ACCAAGTTTTACAGGAAAACTCCAGTGATTTTCAATCAAACATTGCATag
- the Hnrnph1 gene encoding heterogeneous nuclear ribonucleoprotein H isoform X2, translating to MMLGTEGGEGFVVKVRGLPWSCSADEVQRFFSDCKIQNGAQGIRFIYTREGRPSGEAFVELESEDEVKLALKKDRETMGHRYVEVFKSNNVEMDWVLKHTGPNSPDTANDGFVRLRGLPFGCSKEEIVQFFSGLEIVPNGITLPVDFQGRSTGEAFVQFASQEIAEKALKKHKERIGHRYIEIFKSSRAEVRTHYDPPRKLMAMQRPGPYDRPGAGRGYNSIGRGAGFERMRRGAYGGGYGGYDDYNGYNDGYGFGSDRFGRDLNYCFSGMSDHRYGDGGSTFQSTTGHCVHMRGLPYRATENDIYNFFSPLNPVRVHIEIGPDGRVTGEADVEFATHEDAVAAMSKDKANMQHRYVELFLNSTAGASGGAYGSQMLGGMGLSNQSSYGGPASQQLSGGYGGGYGGQSSMSGYDQVLQENSSDFQSNIA from the exons ACTGCAAAATTCAAAATGGGGCCCAAGGTATTCGTTTCATCTACACCAGAGAAGGCAGACCGAGTGGCGAGGCTTTTGTTGAACTTGAATCAGAAGATGAAGTCAAATTGGCCctgaaaaaagacagagaaactatgggacacagatatgttgaag TATTCAAGTCAAACAACGTTGAAATGGATTGGGTGTTGAAGCATACTGGTCCAAATAGTCCTGACACGGCCAATGATGGCTTTGTACGGCTTAGAGGACTCCCCTTTGGATGTAGCAAGGAAGAAATTGTTCAGTTCTTCTCAG GGTTGGAAATCGTGCCAAATGGGATAACATTGCCGGTGGACTTCCAGGGGAGGAGTACGGGGGAGGCCTTCGTGCAGTTTGCTTCACAGGAAATAGCTGAAAAGGCTCTAAAGAAACACAAGGAAAGAATAGGGCACAG GTATATCGAAATTTTTAAGAGCAGTCGAGCTGAAGTTAGAACTCACTATGACCCACCACGAAAGCTTATGGCCATGCAGCGACCAGGTCCCTATGACAGACCTGGTGCTGGCAGAGGGTATAACAGCATTGGCAGAGGAGCTGGCTTTGAGAGGATGAGGCGTGGTGCTTATGGTGGAG GCTATGGAGGCTATGATGATTACAATGGCTACAATGATGGCTATGGATTTGGATCAGATAGGTTTGGAAGAG ACCTCAATTACTGTTTTTCAGGGATGTCTGATCACAGATATGGGGATGGTGGCTCTACTTTCCAGAGCACAACTGGACATTGTGTACACATGCGGGGATTACCATACAGAGCTACCGAGAATGACATTTATAAT tttttttcaccGCTCAACCCTGTGAGAGTACACATTGAGATTGGTCCTGATGGCAGAGTAACTGGTGAAGCAGATGTTGAGTTTGCAACTCATGAAGATGCTGTGGCAGCTATGTCAAAAGACAAAGCAAATATGC aaCACAGATATGTAGAACTCTTCTTGAATTCTACAGCAGGAGCAAGCGGTGGTGCTTACGGTAGCCAAATGCTAGGAGGCATGGGTTTGT CAAACCAATCCAGTTATGGTGGCCCAGCCAGCCAGCAGCTGAGTGGAGGTTATGGAGGTGGCTATGGCGGCCAGAGCAGCATGAGTGGATACG ACCAAGTTTTACAGGAAAACTCCAGTGATTTTCAATCAAACATTGCATag
- the Hnrnph1 gene encoding heterogeneous nuclear ribonucleoprotein H isoform X6 gives MMLGTEGGEGFVVKVRGLPWSCSADEVQRFFSDCKIQNGAQGIRFIYTREGRPSGEAFVELESEDEVKLALKKDRETMGHRYVEVFKSNNVEMDWVLKHTGPNSPDTANDGFVRLRGLPFGCSKEEIVQFFSGLEIVPNGITLPVDFQGRSTGEAFVQFASQEIAEKALKKHKERIGHRYIEIFKSSRAEVRTHYDPPRKLMAMQRPGPYDRPGAGRGYNSIGRGAGFERMRRGAYGGGYGGYDDYNGYNDGYGFGSDRFGRDLNYCFSGMSDHRYGDGGSTFQSTTGHCVHMRGLPYRATENDIYNFFSPLNPVRVHIEIGPDGRVTGEADVEFATHEDAVAAMSKDKANMQHRYVELFLNSTAGASGGAYEHRYVELFLNSTAGASGGAYANQSSYGGPASQQLSGGYGGGYGGQSSMSGYGSQGAASSTYYSSGSHTSLGVSGVGGMASVPSMSAGWGM, from the exons ACTGCAAAATTCAAAATGGGGCCCAAGGTATTCGTTTCATCTACACCAGAGAAGGCAGACCGAGTGGCGAGGCTTTTGTTGAACTTGAATCAGAAGATGAAGTCAAATTGGCCctgaaaaaagacagagaaactatgggacacagatatgttgaag TATTCAAGTCAAACAACGTTGAAATGGATTGGGTGTTGAAGCATACTGGTCCAAATAGTCCTGACACGGCCAATGATGGCTTTGTACGGCTTAGAGGACTCCCCTTTGGATGTAGCAAGGAAGAAATTGTTCAGTTCTTCTCAG GGTTGGAAATCGTGCCAAATGGGATAACATTGCCGGTGGACTTCCAGGGGAGGAGTACGGGGGAGGCCTTCGTGCAGTTTGCTTCACAGGAAATAGCTGAAAAGGCTCTAAAGAAACACAAGGAAAGAATAGGGCACAG GTATATCGAAATTTTTAAGAGCAGTCGAGCTGAAGTTAGAACTCACTATGACCCACCACGAAAGCTTATGGCCATGCAGCGACCAGGTCCCTATGACAGACCTGGTGCTGGCAGAGGGTATAACAGCATTGGCAGAGGAGCTGGCTTTGAGAGGATGAGGCGTGGTGCTTATGGTGGAG GCTATGGAGGCTATGATGATTACAATGGCTACAATGATGGCTATGGATTTGGATCAGATAGGTTTGGAAGAG ACCTCAATTACTGTTTTTCAGGGATGTCTGATCACAGATATGGGGATGGTGGCTCTACTTTCCAGAGCACAACTGGACATTGTGTACACATGCGGGGATTACCATACAGAGCTACCGAGAATGACATTTATAAT tttttttcaccGCTCAACCCTGTGAGAGTACACATTGAGATTGGTCCTGATGGCAGAGTAACTGGTGAAGCAGATGTTGAGTTTGCAACTCATGAAGATGCTGTGGCAGCTATGTCAAAAGACAAAGCAAATATGC aaCACAGATATGTAGAACTCTTCTTGAATTCTACAGCAGGAGCAAGCGGTGGTGCTTACG AACACAGATATGTAGAACTCTTCTTGAATTCTACAGCAGGAGCAAGCGGTGGTGCTTATG CAAACCAATCCAGTTATGGTGGCCCAGCCAGCCAGCAGCTGAGTGGAGGTTATGGAGGTGGCTATGGCGGCCAGAGCAGCATGAGTGGATACG GCAGCCAAGGAGCGGCGAGCAGCACCTACTACAGTAGTGGAAGCCACACGTCTCTGGGCGTGAGCGGAGTGGGAGGGATGGCTAGCGTGCCCAGTATGAGTGCTGGGTGGGGAATGTAA
- the Hnrnph1 gene encoding heterogeneous nuclear ribonucleoprotein H isoform X1 yields the protein MMLGTEGGEGFVVKVRGLPWSCSADEVQRFFSDCKIQNGAQGIRFIYTREGRPSGEAFVELESEDEVKLALKKDRETMGHRYVEVFKSNNVEMDWVLKHTGPNSPDTANDGFVRLRGLPFGCSKEEIVQFFSGLEIVPNGITLPVDFQGRSTGEAFVQFASQEIAEKALKKHKERIGHRYIEIFKSSRAEVRTHYDPPRKLMAMQRPGPYDRPGAGRGYNSIGRGAGFERMRRGAYGGGYGGYDDYNGYNDGYGFGSDRFGRDLNYCFSGMSDHRYGDGGSTFQSTTGHCVHMRGLPYRATENDIYNFFSPLNPVRVHIEIGPDGRVTGEADVEFATHEDAVAAMSKDKANMQHRYVELFLNSTAGASGGAYEHRYVELFLNSTAGASGGAYANQSSYGGPASQQLSGGYGGGYGGQSSMSGYDQVLQENSSDFQSNIA from the exons ACTGCAAAATTCAAAATGGGGCCCAAGGTATTCGTTTCATCTACACCAGAGAAGGCAGACCGAGTGGCGAGGCTTTTGTTGAACTTGAATCAGAAGATGAAGTCAAATTGGCCctgaaaaaagacagagaaactatgggacacagatatgttgaag TATTCAAGTCAAACAACGTTGAAATGGATTGGGTGTTGAAGCATACTGGTCCAAATAGTCCTGACACGGCCAATGATGGCTTTGTACGGCTTAGAGGACTCCCCTTTGGATGTAGCAAGGAAGAAATTGTTCAGTTCTTCTCAG GGTTGGAAATCGTGCCAAATGGGATAACATTGCCGGTGGACTTCCAGGGGAGGAGTACGGGGGAGGCCTTCGTGCAGTTTGCTTCACAGGAAATAGCTGAAAAGGCTCTAAAGAAACACAAGGAAAGAATAGGGCACAG GTATATCGAAATTTTTAAGAGCAGTCGAGCTGAAGTTAGAACTCACTATGACCCACCACGAAAGCTTATGGCCATGCAGCGACCAGGTCCCTATGACAGACCTGGTGCTGGCAGAGGGTATAACAGCATTGGCAGAGGAGCTGGCTTTGAGAGGATGAGGCGTGGTGCTTATGGTGGAG GCTATGGAGGCTATGATGATTACAATGGCTACAATGATGGCTATGGATTTGGATCAGATAGGTTTGGAAGAG ACCTCAATTACTGTTTTTCAGGGATGTCTGATCACAGATATGGGGATGGTGGCTCTACTTTCCAGAGCACAACTGGACATTGTGTACACATGCGGGGATTACCATACAGAGCTACCGAGAATGACATTTATAAT tttttttcaccGCTCAACCCTGTGAGAGTACACATTGAGATTGGTCCTGATGGCAGAGTAACTGGTGAAGCAGATGTTGAGTTTGCAACTCATGAAGATGCTGTGGCAGCTATGTCAAAAGACAAAGCAAATATGC aaCACAGATATGTAGAACTCTTCTTGAATTCTACAGCAGGAGCAAGCGGTGGTGCTTACG AACACAGATATGTAGAACTCTTCTTGAATTCTACAGCAGGAGCAAGCGGTGGTGCTTATG CAAACCAATCCAGTTATGGTGGCCCAGCCAGCCAGCAGCTGAGTGGAGGTTATGGAGGTGGCTATGGCGGCCAGAGCAGCATGAGTGGATACG ACCAAGTTTTACAGGAAAACTCCAGTGATTTTCAATCAAACATTGCATag
- the Hnrnph1 gene encoding heterogeneous nuclear ribonucleoprotein H isoform X3, translating to MMLGTEGGEGFVVKVRGLPWSCSADEVQRFFSDCKIQNGAQGIRFIYTREGRPSGEAFVELESEDEVKLALKKDRETMGHRYVEVFKSNNVEMDWVLKHTGPNSPDTANDGFVRLRGLPFGCSKEEIVQFFSGLEIVPNGITLPVDFQGRSTGEAFVQFASQEIAEKALKKHKERIGHRYIEIFKSSRAEVRTHYDPPRKLMAMQRPGPYDRPGAGRGYNSIGRGAGFERMRRGAYGGGYGGYDDYNGYNDGYGFGSDRFGRDLNYCFSGMSDHRYGDGGSTFQSTTGHCVHMRGLPYRATENDIYNFFSPLNPVRVHIEIGPDGRVTGEADVEFATHEDAVAAMSKDKANMQHRYVELFLNSTAGASGGAYEHRYVELFLNSTAGASGGAYGSQMMGGMGLSNQSSYGGPASQQLSGGYGGGYGGQSSMSGYDQVLQENSSDFQSNIA from the exons ACTGCAAAATTCAAAATGGGGCCCAAGGTATTCGTTTCATCTACACCAGAGAAGGCAGACCGAGTGGCGAGGCTTTTGTTGAACTTGAATCAGAAGATGAAGTCAAATTGGCCctgaaaaaagacagagaaactatgggacacagatatgttgaag TATTCAAGTCAAACAACGTTGAAATGGATTGGGTGTTGAAGCATACTGGTCCAAATAGTCCTGACACGGCCAATGATGGCTTTGTACGGCTTAGAGGACTCCCCTTTGGATGTAGCAAGGAAGAAATTGTTCAGTTCTTCTCAG GGTTGGAAATCGTGCCAAATGGGATAACATTGCCGGTGGACTTCCAGGGGAGGAGTACGGGGGAGGCCTTCGTGCAGTTTGCTTCACAGGAAATAGCTGAAAAGGCTCTAAAGAAACACAAGGAAAGAATAGGGCACAG GTATATCGAAATTTTTAAGAGCAGTCGAGCTGAAGTTAGAACTCACTATGACCCACCACGAAAGCTTATGGCCATGCAGCGACCAGGTCCCTATGACAGACCTGGTGCTGGCAGAGGGTATAACAGCATTGGCAGAGGAGCTGGCTTTGAGAGGATGAGGCGTGGTGCTTATGGTGGAG GCTATGGAGGCTATGATGATTACAATGGCTACAATGATGGCTATGGATTTGGATCAGATAGGTTTGGAAGAG ACCTCAATTACTGTTTTTCAGGGATGTCTGATCACAGATATGGGGATGGTGGCTCTACTTTCCAGAGCACAACTGGACATTGTGTACACATGCGGGGATTACCATACAGAGCTACCGAGAATGACATTTATAAT tttttttcaccGCTCAACCCTGTGAGAGTACACATTGAGATTGGTCCTGATGGCAGAGTAACTGGTGAAGCAGATGTTGAGTTTGCAACTCATGAAGATGCTGTGGCAGCTATGTCAAAAGACAAAGCAAATATGC aaCACAGATATGTAGAACTCTTCTTGAATTCTACAGCAGGAGCAAGCGGTGGTGCTTACG AACACAGATATGTAGAACTCTTCTTGAATTCTACAGCAGGAGCAAGCGGTGGTGCTTATGGTAGCCAAATGATGGGAGGCATGGGCTTGT CAAACCAATCCAGTTATGGTGGCCCAGCCAGCCAGCAGCTGAGTGGAGGTTATGGAGGTGGCTATGGCGGCCAGAGCAGCATGAGTGGATACG ACCAAGTTTTACAGGAAAACTCCAGTGATTTTCAATCAAACATTGCATag
- the Hnrnph1 gene encoding heterogeneous nuclear ribonucleoprotein H isoform X7, with translation MMLGTEGGEGFVVKVRGLPWSCSADEVQRFFSDCKIQNGAQGIRFIYTREGRPSGEAFVELESEDEVKLALKKDRETMGHRYVEVFKSNNVEMDWVLKHTGPNSPDTANDGFVRLRGLPFGCSKEEIVQFFSGLEIVPNGITLPVDFQGRSTGEAFVQFASQEIAEKALKKHKERIGHRYIEIFKSSRAEVRTHYDPPRKLMAMQRPGPYDRPGAGRGYNSIGRGAGFERMRRGAYGGGYGGYDDYNGYNDGYGFGSDRFGRDLNYCFSGMSDHRYGDGGSTFQSTTGHCVHMRGLPYRATENDIYNFFSPLNPVRVHIEIGPDGRVTGEADVEFATHEDAVAAMSKDKANMQHRYVELFLNSTAGASGGAYGSQMLGGMGLSNQSSYGGPASQQLSGGYGGGYGGQSSMSGYGSQGAASSTYYSSGSHTSLGVSGVGGMASVPSMSAGWGM, from the exons ACTGCAAAATTCAAAATGGGGCCCAAGGTATTCGTTTCATCTACACCAGAGAAGGCAGACCGAGTGGCGAGGCTTTTGTTGAACTTGAATCAGAAGATGAAGTCAAATTGGCCctgaaaaaagacagagaaactatgggacacagatatgttgaag TATTCAAGTCAAACAACGTTGAAATGGATTGGGTGTTGAAGCATACTGGTCCAAATAGTCCTGACACGGCCAATGATGGCTTTGTACGGCTTAGAGGACTCCCCTTTGGATGTAGCAAGGAAGAAATTGTTCAGTTCTTCTCAG GGTTGGAAATCGTGCCAAATGGGATAACATTGCCGGTGGACTTCCAGGGGAGGAGTACGGGGGAGGCCTTCGTGCAGTTTGCTTCACAGGAAATAGCTGAAAAGGCTCTAAAGAAACACAAGGAAAGAATAGGGCACAG GTATATCGAAATTTTTAAGAGCAGTCGAGCTGAAGTTAGAACTCACTATGACCCACCACGAAAGCTTATGGCCATGCAGCGACCAGGTCCCTATGACAGACCTGGTGCTGGCAGAGGGTATAACAGCATTGGCAGAGGAGCTGGCTTTGAGAGGATGAGGCGTGGTGCTTATGGTGGAG GCTATGGAGGCTATGATGATTACAATGGCTACAATGATGGCTATGGATTTGGATCAGATAGGTTTGGAAGAG ACCTCAATTACTGTTTTTCAGGGATGTCTGATCACAGATATGGGGATGGTGGCTCTACTTTCCAGAGCACAACTGGACATTGTGTACACATGCGGGGATTACCATACAGAGCTACCGAGAATGACATTTATAAT tttttttcaccGCTCAACCCTGTGAGAGTACACATTGAGATTGGTCCTGATGGCAGAGTAACTGGTGAAGCAGATGTTGAGTTTGCAACTCATGAAGATGCTGTGGCAGCTATGTCAAAAGACAAAGCAAATATGC aaCACAGATATGTAGAACTCTTCTTGAATTCTACAGCAGGAGCAAGCGGTGGTGCTTACGGTAGCCAAATGCTAGGAGGCATGGGTTTGT CAAACCAATCCAGTTATGGTGGCCCAGCCAGCCAGCAGCTGAGTGGAGGTTATGGAGGTGGCTATGGCGGCCAGAGCAGCATGAGTGGATACG GCAGCCAAGGAGCGGCGAGCAGCACCTACTACAGTAGTGGAAGCCACACGTCTCTGGGCGTGAGCGGAGTGGGAGGGATGGCTAGCGTGCCCAGTATGAGTGCTGGGTGGGGAATGTAA
- the Hnrnph1 gene encoding heterogeneous nuclear ribonucleoprotein H isoform X5 encodes MMLGTEGGEGFVVKVRGLPWSCSADEVQRFFSDCKIQNGAQGIRFIYTREGRPSGEAFVELESEDEVKLALKKDRETMGHRYVEVFKSNNVEMDWVLKHTGPNSPDTANDGFVRLRGLPFGCSKEEIVQFFSGLEIVPNGITLPVDFQGRSTGEAFVQFASQEIAEKALKKHKERIGHRYIEIFKSSRAEVRTHYDPPRKLMAMQRPGPYDRPGAGRGYNSIGRGAGFERMRRGAYGGGYGGYDDYNGYNDGYGFGSDRFGRDLNYCFSGMSDHRYGDGGSTFQSTTGHCVHMRGLPYRATENDIYNFFSPLNPVRVHIEIGPDGRVTGEADVEFATHEDAVAAMSKDKANMQHRYVELFLNSTAGASGGAYEHRYVELFLNSTAGASGGAYGSQMMGGMGLSNQSSYGGPASQQLSGGYGGGYGGQSSMSGYGSQGAASSTYYSSGSHTSLGVSGVGGMASVPSMSAGWGM; translated from the exons ACTGCAAAATTCAAAATGGGGCCCAAGGTATTCGTTTCATCTACACCAGAGAAGGCAGACCGAGTGGCGAGGCTTTTGTTGAACTTGAATCAGAAGATGAAGTCAAATTGGCCctgaaaaaagacagagaaactatgggacacagatatgttgaag TATTCAAGTCAAACAACGTTGAAATGGATTGGGTGTTGAAGCATACTGGTCCAAATAGTCCTGACACGGCCAATGATGGCTTTGTACGGCTTAGAGGACTCCCCTTTGGATGTAGCAAGGAAGAAATTGTTCAGTTCTTCTCAG GGTTGGAAATCGTGCCAAATGGGATAACATTGCCGGTGGACTTCCAGGGGAGGAGTACGGGGGAGGCCTTCGTGCAGTTTGCTTCACAGGAAATAGCTGAAAAGGCTCTAAAGAAACACAAGGAAAGAATAGGGCACAG GTATATCGAAATTTTTAAGAGCAGTCGAGCTGAAGTTAGAACTCACTATGACCCACCACGAAAGCTTATGGCCATGCAGCGACCAGGTCCCTATGACAGACCTGGTGCTGGCAGAGGGTATAACAGCATTGGCAGAGGAGCTGGCTTTGAGAGGATGAGGCGTGGTGCTTATGGTGGAG GCTATGGAGGCTATGATGATTACAATGGCTACAATGATGGCTATGGATTTGGATCAGATAGGTTTGGAAGAG ACCTCAATTACTGTTTTTCAGGGATGTCTGATCACAGATATGGGGATGGTGGCTCTACTTTCCAGAGCACAACTGGACATTGTGTACACATGCGGGGATTACCATACAGAGCTACCGAGAATGACATTTATAAT tttttttcaccGCTCAACCCTGTGAGAGTACACATTGAGATTGGTCCTGATGGCAGAGTAACTGGTGAAGCAGATGTTGAGTTTGCAACTCATGAAGATGCTGTGGCAGCTATGTCAAAAGACAAAGCAAATATGC aaCACAGATATGTAGAACTCTTCTTGAATTCTACAGCAGGAGCAAGCGGTGGTGCTTACG AACACAGATATGTAGAACTCTTCTTGAATTCTACAGCAGGAGCAAGCGGTGGTGCTTATGGTAGCCAAATGATGGGAGGCATGGGCTTGT CAAACCAATCCAGTTATGGTGGCCCAGCCAGCCAGCAGCTGAGTGGAGGTTATGGAGGTGGCTATGGCGGCCAGAGCAGCATGAGTGGATACG GCAGCCAAGGAGCGGCGAGCAGCACCTACTACAGTAGTGGAAGCCACACGTCTCTGGGCGTGAGCGGAGTGGGAGGGATGGCTAGCGTGCCCAGTATGAGTGCTGGGTGGGGAATGTAA